The genomic DNA TTTATCTGGAGGAGAAGCTCAGCGGATTAGACTTGCAACTCAGATTGGTTCAGGTTTAGTAGGAGTACTTTATATTTTGGATGAACCAAGTATTGGATTACATCAAAGAGATAATAAAAGACTTATTAATACTTTAGAACACATTCGTGATTTAGGTAATACAGTAATTGTAGTTGAACATGATGAAGAGACAATTCAAACTGCTGACCATATTATTGATTTGGGACCTGGAGCTGGCAAAGAAGGTGGTCATGTTGTGGCTCAGGGTACTATTGAAGATATAGAAAATAGTGAAAAATCTCTAACAGGTCAATATTTAACAGGTAAAAAGAAAATTCCTGTTCCAGAAGAAAGATATAAACCAAATGGTGAGTTTTTGAAGATAAAAGGGGCAAGACAGCATAATCTAAAAGATATTGATGTAGAAATTCCTTTAGGAACTTTTACCTGTATAACAGGAGTTTCTGGTTCTGGTAAAAGTACACTAATCAATTATACCTTAAAGAGGAAATTAATGCAGGAGATTTATAGTTCTACTGATAAACCTGGTGATCATGATGAAATAGTAGGTATAGATAAATTAGACAAAGTTATAAATATTGATCAATCTCCTATAGGTAGAACTCCCCGTTCAAACCCGGCAACTTATACAAAAGTATTTAATTATATAAGAAAGATTTTTGCTGAAACTCCTGAAGCTAAAAAACGTGGTTATGAGAAGGGCCGTTTTAGTTTTAATGTTAAAGGAGGTAGATGTGAAGCCTGTGGAGGTCAGGGAATTAACCAGATTGAAATGCACTTTTTAGCTGATGTTTATGTTCCCTGTGATGTCTGTGGAGGCAAAAGATATAATCGGGAAACTCTGGAAATAAAATATAAAGGTAAAACAATTGCAGATGTACTTGATATGACAGTTGAAGAAGCTTTAGAATTTTTCAAAAATATTACACCTATAAAGAGGAGACTCCAGACATTATATGATGTAGGTCTGGGATATATTCGTCTTGGACAGCCAGCAACCACTCTTTCCGGAGGAGAGGCCCAGCGAGTAAAAATTTCT from Halanaerobiales bacterium includes the following:
- the uvrA gene encoding excinuclease ABC subunit UvrA, yielding LSGGEAQRIRLATQIGSGLVGVLYILDEPSIGLHQRDNKRLINTLEHIRDLGNTVIVVEHDEETIQTADHIIDLGPGAGKEGGHVVAQGTIEDIENSEKSLTGQYLTGKKKIPVPEERYKPNGEFLKIKGARQHNLKDIDVEIPLGTFTCITGVSGSGKSTLINYTLKRKLMQEIYSSTDKPGDHDEIVGIDKLDKVINIDQSPIGRTPRSNPATYTKVFNYIRKIFAETPEAKKRGYEKGRFSFNVKGGRCEACGGQGINQIEMHFLADVYVPCDVCGGKRYNRETLEIKYKGKTIADVLDMTVEEALEFFKNITPIKRRLQTLYDVGLGYIRLGQPATTLSGGEAQRVKISTELGKRSTGDTLYMLDEPTTGLHFEDINKLLDVLHRLREGGNTVIVIEHNLDVIKSADYLIDLGPEGGHKGGQVIATGSPEEVAQKDHSYTGKFLKEVL